DNA from Neoarius graeffei isolate fNeoGra1 chromosome 17, fNeoGra1.pri, whole genome shotgun sequence:
attagtcttttgatttttccgtgaggtttgccttatgcaaagaaagacagcatagacgttttttcctccctataagtgggggggaccgaacgaggtgaatttaaatctgggtgggacgaatcccccccgtccccccctctatctttaaaccacattgtaccattagaacactggagtgatagttgctggaaatgggcctctatacacctatgtagatgttgcaccaaaaaccagacatttgcagctagaatagtcatttaccacattagcaatgtatagagtgtatttctgattagtttaaagtgatcttcattgaaaagaacagtgcttttctttcaaaaataaggacatttcaaagtgaccccaaacttttgaacggtagtgtgtgtgtgtgtgtgtgtgtgtgtgtgtgtgtgtgtgtgtgtgtgtatatatatatatatatatatatatatatatatatatatatatatatatatatatacacaaaatggaatcatttgctgacagctcagtcccccccagttcaaaaatcctatctgcgcccctgcattcAAGGTCTCTACCAAGAACCTACAGCGAGGATAAAAATCAATGGACACTTAACTGATAGATTTGTCTTACAACGAGGGACTCGTCAAGGATGTTGCCTTAGCCCCACCCTGTTGGCAATATTTActgaaccactgacacaaattatCAGACAGAATAACAGCTTAAAAGGAATTCATATAGGAAAACAAGAACACATCATGGGGCTTTTTGCAGATGACATTATTGGGACTCTCCAGGAGACAGAACCTTCCCTAAGTTAATGTCAGTATTAGAAGACTTTGGTAGATACTCAGGTTATAAATTAAACATAGCAAAAACACAAATTCTCACATTAAATTACTCTCCTGGCCAAGAAATTAGAGAAAAATACAAAATCAAATGGAATGCTAAAGTAATTAAATATCTGGGTGTGGTATtggcaaaaaaaaatctaaataaaatgtttgaaataaattataatcaaattaataataatataaaggTGGATATCAGGTGGTGGTCTACCTTCAACCTGGATTTTGGCACATGAATTGAGGTAATCAAAATGAATGTGTTACCAAGACTGCCATACCTTTTTCAGTCCATTCCACAAATGATTCCAGTAACACAATTTAGGCCACTGGGACAAATATATATCAAGATTTATTTGGGCTGGTAAGCCACCAAGGGTTAGGTATAAAACACTTCAATTACCAAAAGATGAAGGTGGAATGTCTATACCCAACCTGAAGAAATACTTTTACACAGCCCAAGTGAGATTCCTAGTATGTGGATGCTGCCCTCTATACCAGAAAAGATGGAAAGACATAGAAACCAAGATAGATACTTTCCAAACCCAAGCAACTTTAGGAGACATAGGGAGTAAAAAGCATCAGGAAAGCAATAATGAAATTATTAAACAGACACTGGATATTTGggggaaaatggaaaaaaaatataatatgGAGGGAGACATCAAATTATTAATTTGGCCTGGCCTTGACCCCAAATTCAAACCAGGAATACATGATGTAATCAGACAGTGATGGTACATGGGTATTACAGCAGCATGTACACTAACTCACAGTGGGATCTTAAAAGGTTTTGGAGAATTGCAAAAGGAATTTGGACTCGAAAACAAAGACTTCAGATACCTTCAAATAAGAGATTATGATAAAATGATAAAACCAACATTATCTGGAGATGCAATGATCGATATTATGACTGAAGCCTATAAAAAGAAGAATGAGAAAATAATTTTGAAAATATACCAGGGCCTTCAGAAATGGAATGGGAAGAATATGGGATACATTAAAACAAAATGGGAGAAAGAACTAAACATAGAAAGATCACAGGAGGACTGGCATTCAATGTGGAGTACACAGCATTCTTCCAGAAGTTCAAAGAAATGGAGAGAATTCGGCTGGAAAAATTTGATCCGTTTCTTCATTacaccacatctcatctcattatctctagcccctttatcctgttctacagggtcgcaggcaagctggagcctatcccagctgactacgggcgaaaggcggggtacaccctggacaagtcgccaggtcatcacagggcttcattACACCACATATTAAAAGTAAACTATCTCAGTCACGGGAACAGTGCTGGAGGTGGTGCGGAAACTTGGATGCCAATCACTCTGATATCTTCTGGTCATGTCCAAAAATCCAAACATTTTGGAGAAATATATGTCttactgactctaaattgaccgtaggtgtgaatgtgagtgtgaatggttgtctgtgtcagccctgtgatgacctggcgacttgtccagggtgtaccccgcctttcacccgtagtcagctgggataggctccagcttgcgcgaccctgtagaacaggataaagcggctagagataatgagatgagatgagatatgtcttACTCTAAGAAAGAGCTTGGGATATGAAATTACTAATAATGTTAAGATCTTGTACTTTTGTGTTTTAAAagagatgatttaaaaaaaaagattggtaTCTATGTAAAATACTTCTAatggcctgtaaaaaaaaaaaaaatatatatatatatatatatatatatatatatatatatatatatatatatttttttttttttttttttttaaatggtataAAGCTGAGTCCCCAGGCCTCAATCAGTGGATGGACAGAGTTAAGGAAATCTATACAGTGGAGATGACATTCCGCCTGAGGTCCAGAGAAGCAATCTTTCCCAGAAAATGGGAGAAACTGACTGCTTATATCAAAGGGGTAGAGGATACTACCTGAACATTGGATACAgtctgggttgccagattggactaATTTCGAACTTCAATGTGCTGTTAcatgaagtacaaccccgattccaaaaaagttgggacaaagtacaaattgtcaataaaaatggaatgcaatgatgtggaagtttcaaaattccatattttattcagaatagaacatagatgacatatcaaatgtttaaactgagaaaatgtatcatttaaagagaaaaattaggtgattttaaatttcatgacaacacatctcaaaaaagttgggacaaggccatgtttaccactgtgagacatccccttttctctttacaacagtatgtaaacgtctggggactgagaagacaagttgctcaagtttagggataggaatgttaacccattcttgtctaatgtaggattctagttgctcaactgtcttaggtcttttttgtcgtatcttccgttttatgatgcgccaaatgttttctatggatgaaagatctggactgcaggctggccagttcagtacccggacccttcttctacacagccatgatgctgtaattgatgcagtatgtggtttggcattgtcatgttggaaaatgcaaggtcttccctgaaagagacgttgtctgaatgggagcatatgttgctctagaacttggatatacctttcagcattgatggtgtctttccagatgtgtaagctgcccatgccacatgcactaatgcaaccccataccatcagagatgcaggcttctgaactgagtgctgataacaacttgggtcgtccttctcctctttagtccgaatgacacggcgtccctgatttccataaagaacttcaaattttgattcgtctgaccacagaacagttttctactttgccacagtccattttaaatgagccttggcccagagaagatgtctgcgcttctggatcatgtttacatacggcttcttctttgaactatagagttttagctggcaacggcggatggcacggtgaattgtgttcacagataatgttctctggaaatattcctgagcccattttgtgatttccaatacagaagcatgcctgtatgtgatgcagtgctgtctaagggcctgaagatcatgggtacccagtatggttttccggccttgacccttacgcacagagattcttccagattctctgaatcttttgatgatattatgcactgtagatgatgatatgttcaaactctttgcaattttacactgtcgaactcctttctgatattgcaccactatttgtcggcgcagaattagggggattggtgatcctcttcccatctttacttctgagagccactgccactccaagatgctcttttaatacccagtcatgttaatgacctattgccattgacctaatgagttgcaatttggtcctccagctgttccttttttgtacctttaacttttccagcctcttattgcccctgtcccaacttttttgagatgtgttgctgtcatgaaatttcaaaatgtctcactgtcaacatttgatatgttgtctatgttctattgtgaatacaatatcagtttttgagatttgtaaattattgcattccgtttttatttacaatttgtactttgtcccaacttttttggaatcggggttgtataaagagACCAACTTTAAACCAAAACTGCAACAtttaatacaaataaaaatagtTAAAAACAAAATAGATTTGCAAAATTCTAATTCCAAAAGTTTTTTTCATGTTCCAGATGTGAATTCATCCTTTCGTGTTCTGGATTTAAGAGGGGATTTGGCATCCCAGGATACAATGGACAATTAAGGACACTGGTCATGATGTATCACAAACTAAGGTGCCCCCACATTGTTTTTCTTTGTCAGTCGGTTATTgctcatttgtttcattttatgccaaaaatactaaataaaagtattttatttatcAAAAAAAAGAAATAGTAAAATGTCTTAGttaaaacatttgatatgttgtctatgttctgttgtgggGGAAAATATTggtttatgagatttgcaaatcattgcactgtttttatttacattttacaccgcgtcccaactttcttggaattggggctgtagcAACAAACTGTTTTTCAGAATTTAAacctatttttatttttgtttattgtaTATCAGTATTTTAACAAAATACCATGTATGATATATTAAGTTTTATAACTTTACATGAATAGAAACAGCCgtttttatatgttaaaaaaagctTTCAGTGGTGCGCGCTACCATAGGTATGTATTCTACAGGAGACATGCTTTTCTCAGCATAACACCCACGGATGGTTGTGCCACCactgggatttgaactcgcaATATCCAGAGAACAGGATGAgtgcttatctctctctctcactcactcactcacacacaaaaagaattttattaaattttattttattttccatttttttttaaatggaaaaatGGGCATTGAACCTGTTATGATCTTTGTCTCATCCATGTGATATGATTAaactgtatttatatttatttctccCACTGCTCTCCCTCTAAAGCCAAACAGGCACGAAAATGTTTTTCTCcaagctgtctctctctctctctctctcacctattTGTCTCTTTCCCCCCATCTTTCTGTTGTTTCCTCCTAGAATGCCATCTCTTTCTTCCAGCTCTCTTTATCTTTCTCTGGGACATCTATcaactctgctattttttcctcatTCCTCAAAGTGCAAGATGTGTTGCTGAATTGCAGTGTTCCTCTCTTCCACTTGCAGCGTTCAACTCTTCCAGGTTGTCTTGTTCCTCCAATTCTCCAGCCTGTGTTTCTGCATCCATAAGCATCAGAACGACTTTCCGTCTCAGCTTCTTTAGCCACTGTCTCGCTCTGCTACAGCTCTTTCTGTCTTTCATTTTTGGATGACTGTAAAACTTTTGGTTTCACGAACATGAATCACATGTGGAGGGCTTTCTTAATCGGCAGTTTCTGCTCAGCAGAAAGATTCTGTGGGAACTGTGTATTAAACTGGATGATCAGGTCTCCACGTGCAGCTGGGTTGCTGGATAAAGGCATTCCCTCTCCTATCACCAGCTTGCTGTACTCCGGGTGTACAATGTCATTGACAGGAATATTGAGAAGTTTGCCATCTAGTGTCTCCACATCCACTGAAAACCCAGTTAATGCCTCCTTCAATGAGATGTTTTCTGTGTAAATCAAGTTGTTATTTTGACGGACAAACAGGGGGTGGGGCTTTTGACGAACAATGAAAATGATGTCTGCTGGGATGATGTTCAGCCCCTGATTACCCTCTTTAGGGAATGTAATCCTTGTACCTTCCTTCCAGCCTGGTTTCACCATGATTGTTAAAACCTTGTCTTTGATGCTTGTTGTCTGACCATCTTCATTCATCACACTTCGGGATATCTTTATCTTTTTGGTGCATCCATGGTAAAGGTCCTCTAAGGTTAAATACAGGTCACGTTCAATAGGTGGATCCTGCCTTTTCACCAGCTGTCCATGGAGGCCTCCAAAACTGAGGTCCACTTCTGTGGTTTGAAAATCAGCGAAAGGATTATTTCCGCCAAAGAACTGTCTGAATGTTTCCTCAGGATTTTTATGGTAGGTGTATCCCGATGACCATGCGCCACTTACCACTGACTCTGGAGGTATTCCATGTCTTAGGCCTTCCTCTCCAAACTTATCATACGTGGCCTTTTTCCGAGGGTCACCCAGAACATCGTAGGCTTCTCCAAGTTGGTTGAATATTTCAGAAGCACCTGGCTGGCAGTTGTTCTGAGGATGATATTTCAGTGCTAGTCGACGATACGACTGTTTAATGTCCAAGTCAGTTGCATTTCGGTTAATCTGCAAAGTAGTGTAATAGTCTTTTCCCATTTCTAATTGAAGTCGCTAAGGAAACTTTACACACGTCTTATTGCATTCACCAAAGGTTTCCTTAACATCCCTTTGACGTCAGATCCCTATGACGTCTTCCTTCGTGTCGTCATAAAGGAAGCGTAAGTACAGGTGCCACACTGGTCACGTGATCGCGCATGAGCCCGTGTCCTGCGCCGTTTCCCAAAAGCATAtcacatcattaaatggtagagcaagtagtacaatgaatgctctctctctctttaagacgctcttagcgttaagaggcttttgggaaactcggtacTGGTGTTTTAATAAGAAAACTGCATTGATTCTGCACGACTGGAACCGAAGGCTGCGGATATCGTGCATTTTAGCCGACTTTGGAGCGCTATTTCTGTTTCCTTCAAAGGGCAACAAGAGCTGCAGTTCCGGGTCTCAGCCACTAGGTGGCGTCAgagactgagtgagagagagagacgccatGTGGTGGTATTCAGcgctgaagaagaaaaaaaacaacaactcagcACTTGACACATAATCAGTCCTGGAGTTTTACACTGTGACGgaataataaagaaataaatctTTTATTTGGATTTACTCCACAGTGCAGTTAATGCAGTttgatgtaataataataatacagtacgaCGTATTTTTGAAacaatacaaacttttttttttaactcgtaTGGAAATAAATGACAGCAGTGATTTAAAAGGAATCTGAAACAGGCTACGCTgagctctattattattattattattatattttcaaAGATTCACAGTATATCAGCCAGTTCGTAGTTCCTATTGTGTATGCTCACAGCTGAGCGTATAGTTTCCGTGTCAAAGGTCAAGCTTGGTCATGAAACattatctaatctcattatctctagccgctttatccagggtcgcaggcaaactagagcctatcccagctgactacgggcgaaaggcggggtacaccctggacaagtcgccaggtcatcacagggctgacacatagacacagacaaccattcacactcacattcacacctacggtcaatttagagtcaccagttaacctaacctgtctttggactgtgggggaaaccggagcacccggaggaaacccacgcggacacggggagaacatgcaaactccgcacagaaaggccctcaccggccacggggcttgaacccggaccttcttgctgtgaggcgacagtgctaaccactacaccaccgtgccgccccacgaaaCATTATATTGTCTTTTTTGAAATAAGTATTTTTACAGATAAATAAGCATTTTACATGCCTGTTTGTGCAGTGGTAGGTTGTGGAAACTGTGATTATGGTTTGACTAAATGGAAATCAATTGACTGTAAGGAGTAATCCTGCAAATATGGTGTTGGAAATTATACGTGCACCAACATTTACACTTTTTCCATTTCCTacaacaggggttctcaaccttttgcaacctgggccccaccaaagctggttcattgcagttgggggcccctcttctcgccccgcccccatccccccccaaacacactcacccgcagtgacgccacccgacctacagcaccttatatcgaccgatagatagatagatagatagatagatagccctgggctagattattattattattattattattattattattggcggcacggtggtgtagtggttagcgctgtcgcctcacagcaagaaggtcctgggttcgagccccggggccggcgagggcctttctgtgtggagtttgcatgttctccccgtgtccgtgtgggtttcctccgggtgctccggtttcccccacagtccaaagacatgcaggttaggttaactggtgactctaaattgaccgtaggtgtgaatgtgagtgtgaatggttgtctgtgtctatgtgtcagccctgtgatgacctggcgacttgtccagggtgtaccccgcctttcgcccgtagtcagctgggataggctccagcttgcctgccaccctgtagaaggataaagcggctagagataatgagatgagatgagatgagattattattattagtagtagtagtagtagtagcagtagcagcagtagtagcattatccattccatagaaatacataggcctattatcattattaggctactgttataattggcagtagcaccacatttctaatctgctttcgggcattattataattataattattataataataattattattattttattatggcctattatcattactaagctgttggcagtagtacaagacttatgttctttcaggcattattattattattaggcctattattattattattattattattattgctgttgttggttgttgatattattattattattattattattattagtgtttttattaggtattttattaggcttatcattagctggctattgatatcattgggaattgggaccaggcgtgaatttaggttttactttttactgtgcctttgtgatctgcatttgcgttaatgcgagacctgagcctgctttgccttacaaagatcctcgattcttggcgaaatgtttgacaagcacagtctcaagtcatcctcaatttgcgcacgattgcgatatttcgttttgagcgcagtcatttttgaaaatcctgcctcacacaagtaggtcgatgcgaatgggatgagcagtttcaaggctacgtcacacagttgcgggtactcctgcatcaatgctgcccagaatgtcgaaagagggcatgaggtgaagactgccttaagtctactgtcactcttcagctcaataagctgttcctgcatgtcaactgaagttcgtcagcagtacacacaaatggatctcgaacccatgcaaaagagcgataatcctctgtgaagtatgccgcaaactgttttctcattacctacaggtgctctgacgctgcttgaaagaaagatgagaaatcgtgggaagtgcctgcattactgataaagtctgcaaggcttgggaacatatcacagttcccccgactgatgcggccacaccagaggtcaagtttttgcttgaaggcatccactttctctgcgagaagcaaaatgtgagtttctcggccttgcaaagacaggttcaagccattcaagcggtcaaatatatcgaccaaataggagagacacgccagccacaaagggtcatccagatttttcgccaggtttgaattgatttgtgtcaaaaaccgcttcacctcatctcgcagctcatacaaacgttgtaacacccgccccctggacagccagcgaacctcagtgtgcagaagcagctgttcgtgctctgaccccatctcctgacagaggacctcaaacaagcgagagtttagcggccgtgacttgatgaggttgatcatttttactgattggttcagcacggattccaacagagacggcattttttttgcagcgagtgcttcgcgatgaaccatgcaatgggtccattttacaagtggagctacctgcttaacgcgagcagctagaccttgctcacggcccgtcattgctcgtgcgccatccgtgcacaagccaacgcatcggtcccacgccaacccattctcgcgaataaatgaatcaaggacactgaagatggcctctccagttgtgtgtgactgaagagggcggcaaaaaaggacatcctcctcaattaatttatccctgacatacctgacatatgtaagaagctgtgcctgtccagcaatatcggtagactcatccaactgcaaggcatagtatggactatttttaataaactgtatTAATTGCTCTCTGATATCATTGGACATATCAGCAATTCTCCGAGCAACTGTATCATTTGAATGTGGCACGGTGCCTaatttggctgctgcactatccccgaagaatattctgcacatgtcctgcgcagctggcaaaacgaatttctcggcatcagtgtgcggtttgcctacacacaagattttatgatagattgatgatagattttataatagtattgatttgtatgtaatagtccaatgtcctgcattttgacatgggtaaatgtgttgcatctgcttagctactatagcctgttagccccagattttttttttcctccatacatgaagcctactcgcgacccccctggagtacctccgcgccccaccaggggggcgcgcccccccggttgagaaccactgtccTACAATAAAGACCCAGAAAGGAGTGGATTAAACTAATAAACAGAAAGGATGAGAAAGGTGCTAAGTTTTTCAGTATTGTATTTTTCGGAGTTGCTGTATAGTGCTAGctttggggggggtttgtttgcttgtttttacaTGTGATTTGTACTGATCTATAATGGCAAATGTCATAAAGAATCACCAATGCATTTACCTTTTCAGCctcttcatcaaaacaatatatgATAAACTATATTTTGATATTTAACTTGTGCATAAAATCTATACATTTCATCTGGGGAAAAAAACGCTAAACTAAGAATATTCCAAAAGTAACATAAGATAGCAATCTGGAGTCAGTAATTAAAAGTTAGTCATTAGTAGAAATCTTACTGTTTAAATTTATCCAAAAGCATATTGACATTATACAAGACACatctgtttgttttatctgtaaccgcttatcccgtgcagggtcgcagggggcaagctggagccaatcccagctgaccatggacgagaggcagggtacaccctagaaaagtcaccagctcatcgcagggctgacacacacagagacacaaacaaccattcacactcacggtcaatttagagccaccaattaacctaacctgcatatctttggactgtgggaggaaacccatgcagacatggggagaacatgcaaacttcacacagaaaggccctcatcagccgctgggtttgaacccagaaccttcttgctgtgaggcgacagtgctaaccattacaccaccgtgccacgtaTTTCACTGTATATCTATTAAAATAAATGCCATGATTATTACCTTAACTACTGATATAACATAATGAATGCAAATAATAATCTGTGGAATCTTCAACAGTATAAAGCCctaaaaaataaatgcatgtgtATGTTTAGATTCATGCTTGAacatcaacattcaaacatttatATGGAGATATATGAAAATCAtggtgggacggtggtgtagtggttagcgctgtcgcctcacagcaagaaggtccgggttcgagccctgtggctggcgagggtctttctgtgcggagtttgcatgttgtctgcgtgggtttcctccgggtgctccggtttcccccaaagaccatgaaggttaggttaactggtgactctcaattgaccgtaagtgtgaatggttgtctgtgtctatgtgtcagccctgtgatgacctggcgacttgtccagggtgtaccccgcctttcacccgtagtcagctgggataggctccagcttgcctgcgaccctgtagaacaggataaagcggctagagaagatgagatgagttttgtttttttccat
Protein-coding regions in this window:
- the LOC132864619 gene encoding dnaJ homolog subfamily B member 13-like, translated to MGKDYYTTLQINRNATDLDIKQSYRRLALKYHPQNNCQPGASEIFNQLGEAYDVLGDPRKKATYDKFGEEGLRHGIPPESVVSGAWSSGYTYHKNPEETFRQFFGGNNPFADFQTTEVDLSFGGLHGQLVKRQDPPIERDLYLTLEDLYHGCTKKIKISRSVMNEDGQTTSIKDKVLTIMVKPGWKEGTRITFPKEGNQGLNIIPADIIFIVRQKPHPLFVRQNNNLIYTENISLKEALTGFSVDVETLDGKLLNIPVNDIVHPEYSKLVIGEGMPLSSNPAARGDLIIQFNTQFPQNLSAEQKLPIKKALHM